In the genome of Nerophis lumbriciformis linkage group LG32, RoL_Nlum_v2.1, whole genome shotgun sequence, one region contains:
- the ak1 gene encoding adenylate kinase isoenzyme 1 isoform X2: MADKIKDAKIIFVVGGPGSGKGTQCERVVAKYGYTHLSSGDLLRAEVNSGSERGKHLQAIMQKGELVPLDTVLDMIKDAMIAKASVSKGFLIDGYPREVKQGEEFEKKIGKPCLLLYVDARAETMVKRLLKRGETSGRSDDNEETIKKRLDLYYKATEPVIAFYEKRGIVRKVDSELPVEEVFNQVSKAIDAL, encoded by the exons ATGGCAG ACaagattaaagatgctaaaattaTCTTTGTGGTTG GTGGTCCCGGTTCCGGTAAGGGCACCCAGTGTGAGAGGGTGGTGGCCAAGTACGGCTACACCCACCTGTCGTCGGGGGATCTGCTCCGCGCCGAGGTCAACTCAGGCTCGGAGAGGGGCAAGCATCTTCAGGCCATCATGCAGAAGGGAGAGCTGGTGCCGCTG GACACCGTCTTGGACATGATTAAGGACGCCATGATCGCCAAAGCAAGTGTCTCCAAAGGCTTTCTCATCGATGGCTACCCCCGTGAGGTGAAGCAGGGTGAGGAGTTCGAGAAGAAG ATCGGCAAACCCTGCCTGCTGCTGTACGTGGACGCCAGAGCCGAGACCATGGTCAAGAGGCTTCTGAAACGTGGCGAGACCAGCGGCCGCTCAGACGACAACGAGGAGACCATCAAGAAACGTCTGGATCTCTACTACAAAGCCACCGAACCCGTCATCGCCTTCTACGAGAAGCGCGGCATCGTCAGGAAG GTCGACTCTGAGCTTCCCGTGGAGGAGGTCTTCAACCAGGTCTCCAAGGCTATTGATGCCTTGTAA
- the ak1 gene encoding adenylate kinase isoenzyme 1 isoform X1: MGNTCTSWDTTSPHDKIKDAKIIFVVGGPGSGKGTQCERVVAKYGYTHLSSGDLLRAEVNSGSERGKHLQAIMQKGELVPLDTVLDMIKDAMIAKASVSKGFLIDGYPREVKQGEEFEKKIGKPCLLLYVDARAETMVKRLLKRGETSGRSDDNEETIKKRLDLYYKATEPVIAFYEKRGIVRKVDSELPVEEVFNQVSKAIDAL; encoded by the exons atGGGGAACACATGCACTTCTTGGGACACGACCTCGCCACACG ACaagattaaagatgctaaaattaTCTTTGTGGTTG GTGGTCCCGGTTCCGGTAAGGGCACCCAGTGTGAGAGGGTGGTGGCCAAGTACGGCTACACCCACCTGTCGTCGGGGGATCTGCTCCGCGCCGAGGTCAACTCAGGCTCGGAGAGGGGCAAGCATCTTCAGGCCATCATGCAGAAGGGAGAGCTGGTGCCGCTG GACACCGTCTTGGACATGATTAAGGACGCCATGATCGCCAAAGCAAGTGTCTCCAAAGGCTTTCTCATCGATGGCTACCCCCGTGAGGTGAAGCAGGGTGAGGAGTTCGAGAAGAAG ATCGGCAAACCCTGCCTGCTGCTGTACGTGGACGCCAGAGCCGAGACCATGGTCAAGAGGCTTCTGAAACGTGGCGAGACCAGCGGCCGCTCAGACGACAACGAGGAGACCATCAAGAAACGTCTGGATCTCTACTACAAAGCCACCGAACCCGTCATCGCCTTCTACGAGAAGCGCGGCATCGTCAGGAAG GTCGACTCTGAGCTTCCCGTGGAGGAGGTCTTCAACCAGGTCTCCAAGGCTATTGATGCCTTGTAA